In the genome of Nymphaea colorata isolate Beijing-Zhang1983 chromosome 9, ASM883128v2, whole genome shotgun sequence, one region contains:
- the LOC116260021 gene encoding NAC domain-containing protein 6, protein MDRTLRQDIDLPGFRFHPTEEELLGYYLKKMALGKALHFNIIGTLDLYSYDPWELPRKAEMRAEREWYFFVPRDRKNQSGRKPNRIAKGGFWKATGTDRLIRSAADPRCIIGIKKTLVYYTGRAPRGGKTDWIMNEYRMPDNCQQCKRDIVLCKIYRKATSIKVLEQRALEGNSMEAIQGSHSTTETGSSSEQEFSPNVDPKPEIIEDDQRGNHEVSSQFGGLQFQEIASELVTGTVQIPVAMSRENLTKLQMPKANTDWWTQDSSMAYSPWMDNWNPDTILIDHHMISHFSPTLLHDPQLVRDLEQKNAHLGN, encoded by the exons ATGGACAGAACCCTGAGACAAGATATTGATCTCCCTGGCTTTAGGTTCCACCCCACTGAAGAAGAACTGCTGGGATACTACCTCAAGAAAATGGCACTAGGGAAAGCTCTCCATTTTAATATAATTGGCACACTGGATTTGTATTCTTATGATCCTTGGGAGCTGCCAA GGAAGGCGGAGATGAGAGCAGAAAGAGAATGGTACTTCTTTGTTCCTAGAGATAGGAAGAACCAGAGTGGAAGGAAACCGAATAGAATTGCAAAGGGAGGCTTCTGGAAGGCAACTGGAACCGACCGGCTGATCAGAAGCGCCGCTGATCCAAGATGCATCATTGGGATAAAGAAGACCTTGGTGTACTACACAGGTAGAGCACCCAGGGGTGGCAAAACTGACTGGATCATGAATGAGTATAGGATGCCAGACAACTGTCAACAATGCAAG AGGGACATAGTCTTGTGCAAGATATATCGGAAGGCGACATCAATTAAGGTGTTAGAGCAACGAGCACTGGAAGGCAATTCCATGGAAGCGATTCAGGGGAGTCACTCGACAACTGAGACTGGCTCTTCCTCTGAGCAGGAGTTTTCGCCAAACGTCGACCCCAAGCCCGAGATCATAGAGGACGACCAGAGAGGAAACCACGAAGTTTCTTCTCAATTCGGCGGCCTGCAGTTTCAAGAAATCGCCAGCGAATTGGTAACAGGTACCGTTCAAATTCCAGTGGCCATGTCCAGGGAAAACTTGACTAAACTTCAGATGCCCAAGGCCAACACGGACTGGTGGACTCAAGATTCTTCCATGGCGTACAGCCCTTGGATGGACAACTGGAATCCTGACACCATACTCATCGACCACCATATGATCTCACATTTTTCCCCTACCCTTCTCCATGATCCACAGCTTGTAAGAGACCTAGAGCAAAAGAACGCTCATTTGGGGAACTAA
- the LOC116259879 gene encoding uncharacterized protein LOC116259879: protein MVCEKCEKKLAKVIVPDKWKEGASNTNESGGRKINENKLLSKKNRWTPYGTTKCIICKQQVHQNAKYCHTCAYTKGICAMCGKQVLDTKQYKQSNV from the exons ATGGTGTGCGAGAAGT GTGAGAAGAAGCTCGCGAAGGTGATCGTCCCCGACAAATGGAAGGAAGGAGCCAGCAACACCAACGAGAGCGGTGGCCGCAAGATCAACGAGAACAAGCTCCTCTCCAAGAAGAatag ATGGACGCCTTACGGTACGACGAAATGCATCATATGCAAGCAGCAAGTGCACCAGAATGCCAAGTATTGCCATACTTGTGCCTACACCAAAG GTATCTGCGCTATGTGTGGGAAGCAAGTGCTTGATACAAAGCAATACAAGCAAAGCAATGTGTAA
- the LOC116259878 gene encoding basic endochitinase, translated as MKLFSPPFLLLALLLAAALRAQAQQCGTQAGGALCAGGLCCSQWGYCGSTSAYCGTGCQSQCPGGSTVPRCGTQGGGAVCAGGLCCSQYGYCGSTSDYCGANCQSQCSGSGSSGSDLSSLISETTFNQMLLHRNDAACPANGFYTYSAFITAAKSFSGFGTTGDDATRKREIAAFLGQTSHETTGGWATAPDGPYSWGYCYINEQGNPPSYCVASTQWPCASGKKYYGRGPIQISYNYNYGPAGQAIGSDLLNNPDAVATDPVIAFKTAMWFWMTPQAPKPSSHDVITGQWTPSSADVAAGRLAGYGVITNIINGGLECGHGTDARVADRIGFYKRYCDIFGVTYGNNLDCYSQTPF; from the exons ATGAAGCTCTTCTCTCCGCCATTTCTGCTCCTTGCCCTCCTTCTGGCCGCCGCCCTGCGTGCACAGGCACAGCAGTGTGGTACACAGGCAGGAGGTGCCCTGTGTGCAGGCGGCCTGTGCTGCAGCCAGTGGGGATACTGTGGCAGCACCAGCGCCTACTGTGGAACCGGGTGCCAGAGCCAGTGCCCTGGTGGGTCCACGGTGCCGCGATGTGGGACTCAAGGAGGGGGTGCGGTCTGCGCTGGTGGCCTGTGTTGTAGCCAGTATGGATATTGTGGCAGCACCAGCGACTACTGTGGCGCCAATTGCCAGAGTCAAtgcagcggcagcggcagcaGCGGCAGCGACTTGAGTAGCCTTATTTCGGAGACGACCTTCAACCAGATGCTGCTGCATCGAAACGACGCGGCCTGCCCGGCCAATGGCTTCTACACTTACAGTGCCTTCATCACTGCTGCCAAATCCTTCAGCGGCTTCGGCACCACCGGCGATGACGCCACACGTAAAAGGGAAATTGCTGCCTTCCTTGGTCAGACTTCACACGAAACAACAG GAGGATGGGCAACCGCACCAGATGGTCCTTACTCTTGGGGATACTGCTATATCAATGAGCAAGGCAACCCACCTAGCTACTGCGTTGCCAGTACTCAATGGCCTTGCGCCTCTGGGAAGAAATACTACGGCAGAGGACCCATTCAAATCTCATA CAACTATAACTATGGGCCTGCCGGACAGGCAATAGGGTCTGATTTGCTCAACAACCCAGATGCAGTTGCTACAGACCCTGTAATCGCATTCAAGACTGCCATGTGGTTCTGGATGACCCCGCAAGCACCAAAGCCTTCGTCGCACGACGTCATCACCGGGCAATGGACCCCTTCGTCGGCGGACGTAGCTGCCGGCCGGCTTGCCGGCTACGGCGTCATCACCAACATCATCAATGGAGGCTTGGAGTGCGGCCACGGAACTGATGCCAGGGTCGCCGATCGGATCGGGTTTTACAAGAGATACTGCGACATATTCGGGGTGACTTATGGCAACAACCTCGACTGCTACAGCCAGACGCCCTTCTAA